The DNA sequence ATTTCAGCGATTAAAGATTTCTTCTTTAAGAAACAAGAGATTGTAAAGTTTGATCGTATTCAATATGTCGAACGAAAAAGCGGACCATTGCTTAGACTATTTAAACTTTACCGTATTGTTGTGGTCACAGCAGGACATGAAATCGAACTGCCGTTACTGATGCGAACAACGGCAGAAGAAGTAGAAAAGATTTGTATACAAAAGCTTGAGGAGGTGGATGCTGATGTATAGTCCTCAAAAACTGCATCCATTGTCTTATCTCACAGGTTTGATTAAAACAATTAAACAAAATATCATCGTTATCATTTTGTTCTTTATCAATATTAAGGATTTTAACTTTACGAATGTCAGAGAATATATTTGGCCTGCAATGATGATAGGAATCTTTCTTATTTCTTTTATCATCAATGCATTAGCAGTATATTCTACGCGCTATTGGATAGAAGGTCATCACTTTGTCGTTATAAAAGGGGTTTTTAATAAGAAACGTAAAGAATTAGATATTCAACGTATTCAATCCTTTGACTCTTCACAAGATATTATCAGTCGAATCTTCGGCGGCATGATTATGGAAATCAAAACACCAAGCGATAGTATCCAATTAGAAATTGTCTCTAAAAAGCAATTTGAAGACATTGAACAAAATATTAAAGCCGTACAGTATGCCAATGATCAGCCGGCAGAACAAAATGAAACAGTTGAAGGTGCGAAAGATGAATCAAATTCGCAGCAATTGCTCTTTAAATTGTCGCTGAAAGAATTAATTTTAATGGCACTTTCCAGCGGGTCAATCGGTATTGCGTTAGTTACACTGACACCAATACTCGGGACATTCCAAGAAATCATTCCATGGGAAAGTTTGTTTGATCGTTTCGAATGGATTGCACATTCGGCTTATGTGGCTGTGGCAGGTCTTATCATTACAGCACTGTTTGCGGCTTACATCATCGGTGTCATTATAGAATTTGTACGCAGTTATGGTTATACGTTGACTGAAGAAAATGAACAGCTCCATATCAAACATGGATTATTAAGTGTTAAAACTGTGAACGTACCGATTCGCAGAATACAAGCAGTAGTTGAAAAGCAATCCTTTATACGCAGATTTATGGGGTATACCTCTATTTCATTTATTATTACAAGCGATGGACACAGCTCTGAAGAATCAGAATCTGCATCAGGAGATGTTGTGATTTTACCATTTATCAAAAGGAAAAAAGCCTATGAAATGGTACAGCAGCTGGTACCGTCTATGGCATTTCAAGGTGTACCGACAGGATTGCCTAAAGGCGGGATACGCAGACATGCACAAATCGGTGTGGCTTTGTTATTGATTGCTGGCGGAATTTGTACGTATTTCTGGTCAGTGTGGTATCTCGTTTTAGCAGCGTTCATAAGTGTGTTGTTTATTGTGAACAGTATCATGACTGTGCTTTATTCTGGCTATATGACAGATGCATCGCTATTAACAGTGAAGAAAACACAGCTTTTGCGGACACGATATTTTTACGTGAAGAAGGATAAAATCATCGGTTTTGAAAAGGCACAAAATCTTTTCATGCAGCATGCCGAGTTGGCTGATTTCAACTTTAAGGCTGCACGCGGTTTATCCAGTATAGATATCGGGCTGCGGTTTATTCCTGACCGAGAAGCGGAGCGTTTGAAACAATGGTATATCAAGGAGGGTTATGATGAAACTGAATCGAATGGCACAAGAGGGTAAGAAAGTACTTGTTATTGCAGGGTTAATACGCACAGCATTGATTGCATTGGTATTGCTTAGTCTTGCCTTTTCAGACTTATACTGGTGGCACATCACGTCAGAGCGAGCTGTTAAATGGAACTTTATCATAACTGCTTGTGTCATTGTGATTGCTATTATCATCGACTGTCTTATCAATCCATGGCTGAAAAAGAAGCAGCATGGCTATGTGCTTGAAAACAAAAAGATAATCGTACAAGAAGGCATGCTGTTTGTCAGCTTGAAACATATTCCGCTTTTCAGGATTCAAAACATAGATATTACTGAAGGATGGATCATGCGCAAATGGCAGCTGGCAACACTTACTTTATCCACAGCCGGCGGGAATAGTGATATTATTTTAATTAATAGAACTACAGCGCAAGCTATAATGGATGAAATCAAACAGAGTTCTCAAACTTTAAATGAGTATGATATAGAAACAGGTGAGTAAATGATATACGGAATCGGAATTGATTTAATTGAAATCGAGCGTATTCAAACGATGCTGGAACGCCAAAAAAGATTGCCGGAGAAGATTTTAAGTGCAGATGAGCTTGAGAAATTCAATTCATTTTCGCATGAAAAGAGAAAAGCAGAATTTCTAGCAGGACGTTTTGCATGCAAAGAAGCTTTCAGC is a window from the Staphylococcus sp. IVB6181 genome containing:
- a CDS encoding PH domain-containing protein, with product MYSPQKLHPLSYLTGLIKTIKQNIIVIILFFINIKDFNFTNVREYIWPAMMIGIFLISFIINALAVYSTRYWIEGHHFVVIKGVFNKKRKELDIQRIQSFDSSQDIISRIFGGMIMEIKTPSDSIQLEIVSKKQFEDIEQNIKAVQYANDQPAEQNETVEGAKDESNSQQLLFKLSLKELILMALSSGSIGIALVTLTPILGTFQEIIPWESLFDRFEWIAHSAYVAVAGLIITALFAAYIIGVIIEFVRSYGYTLTEENEQLHIKHGLLSVKTVNVPIRRIQAVVEKQSFIRRFMGYTSISFIITSDGHSSEESESASGDVVILPFIKRKKAYEMVQQLVPSMAFQGVPTGLPKGGIRRHAQIGVALLLIAGGICTYFWSVWYLVLAAFISVLFIVNSIMTVLYSGYMTDASLLTVKKTQLLRTRYFYVKKDKIIGFEKAQNLFMQHAELADFNFKAARGLSSIDIGLRFIPDREAERLKQWYIKEGYDETESNGTRG
- a CDS encoding PH domain-containing protein — its product is MKLNRMAQEGKKVLVIAGLIRTALIALVLLSLAFSDLYWWHITSERAVKWNFIITACVIVIAIIIDCLINPWLKKKQHGYVLENKKIIVQEGMLFVSLKHIPLFRIQNIDITEGWIMRKWQLATLTLSTAGGNSDIILINRTTAQAIMDEIKQSSQTLNEYDIETGE
- the acpS gene encoding holo-ACP synthase; this translates as MIYGIGIDLIEIERIQTMLERQKRLPEKILSADELEKFNSFSHEKRKAEFLAGRFACKEAFSKALGTGIGKRIGFKAINCKNDELGRPYIEYEGFKVHVSISHTENYATSQVILEKI
- a CDS encoding PH domain-containing protein — translated: MKQQSPRRVIQYYYTRFLIAFLFYLLIFLGIRWISNYFHWNSWIINLLLVLLVIELLYLCIRPWLLWKYRHYQIESTNISAIKDFFFKKQEIVKFDRIQYVERKSGPLLRLFKLYRIVVVTAGHEIELPLLMRTTAEEVEKICIQKLEEVDADV